Proteins co-encoded in one Scomber scombrus chromosome 14, fScoSco1.1, whole genome shotgun sequence genomic window:
- the LOC133994462 gene encoding cornifelin homolog B-like: MTSKMVINQPRPVMEVRESDEWASGICDCCDDVPECCFAFWCCPCFACRTTKAYGQCLCLPLLEIFMGVIPPITMSMRVSMRERYGIKGTMCNDCVCATCCTSCVWCQMSREMKRRKIQIILVSAKNT; this comes from the exons ATGACTTCCAAGATGGTCATCAACCAGCCGAGGCCAGTGATGGAGGTCCGAGAGTCTGACGAGTGGGCATCTGGTATATGTGACTGCTGCGACGACGTACCCGAGT GTTGTTTTGCTTTCTGGTGCTGCCCCTGCTTCGCCTGTAGAACCACCAAAGCCTACGGGCAGTGTCTCTGTCTCCCCTTGCTGGAAATCTTCATGGGCGTCATCCCACCAATCACCATGTCCATGAGGGTCTCCATGCGGGAGCGCTATGGCATCAAA GGCACCATGTGTAACGACTGTGTGTGCGCGACCTGCTGTACATCCTGCGTCTGGTGTCAGATGtccagagagatgaagagaagaaaaatccaAATCATCTTGGTCAGTGCCAAGAACACATga